In a single window of the Sphingosinicella microcystinivorans genome:
- a CDS encoding N-acyl-D-amino-acid deacylase family protein gives MLNPVSFKAVRVIAGLLMLSACAGQPGRLDLLVRGGLVYDGTGSPPRRADVGIADGQIRFVDKAPARVVAARTLDARGLAVAPGFIDAHSHVPEAVERVDGPFIDVQDLSQGVTTIMASPDGGLSPRVMRQLTGALAAKGMGVNHGCYVGHNGIRDAVMPGQRRAAAPDEIARMAALVREGMEMGCAGLSTGLMYDPGMFATKAEVQALAAEVKPYGGTYDSHTRDPGFRMVESEREAIELGKAVGIPAKLAHLKATGLLNRSRIGEVIAMVEAVRDEGFAIVADQYPFDGATVRAVYDLFVLPDGRGDRRVTEAEVRAALADPARREAVRHATEAGVGKGFSWIKAVGYGNMRIVDAPEDPDLVDENIALLAGRRGITPFDLLADLATRRNVRVTLGTIDEADIRALIVKPWVMIASDGAYIDEQSLARGYAHPRASGSFTRVLGHYSRDLKLFPLEEAIRKMTGFPAAHLGLGDRGRLLPGLAADVVLFDPATVNARATYADPAALSTGIVTVIVNGKVAFENGAPTGVAAGRFVPRRR, from the coding sequence ATGCTGAACCCGGTTTCGTTCAAGGCCGTCCGCGTCATCGCCGGGCTGCTGATGCTCTCCGCCTGTGCGGGTCAGCCCGGGCGGCTGGACCTGCTCGTCCGCGGCGGGCTCGTCTATGACGGCACGGGATCGCCGCCCCGCCGCGCCGATGTCGGGATCGCGGACGGGCAAATCCGCTTCGTGGACAAGGCCCCGGCCCGCGTCGTTGCAGCGCGCACGCTCGACGCGCGCGGCCTCGCCGTCGCGCCGGGCTTCATCGACGCGCACAGCCACGTTCCCGAGGCCGTGGAGCGCGTCGACGGGCCGTTCATCGACGTGCAGGACTTGTCGCAGGGCGTCACCACGATCATGGCGAGCCCCGACGGCGGGCTGTCGCCGCGCGTGATGCGGCAGCTCACCGGGGCGCTGGCGGCGAAGGGCATGGGCGTCAATCACGGCTGCTACGTCGGCCACAACGGCATCCGCGACGCGGTGATGCCGGGGCAGCGCCGCGCCGCCGCGCCCGACGAGATCGCGCGCATGGCGGCGCTGGTGCGCGAAGGCATGGAGATGGGCTGCGCCGGCCTCTCCACCGGCCTCATGTACGACCCCGGCATGTTCGCGACGAAAGCCGAGGTGCAGGCGCTTGCAGCCGAGGTGAAGCCCTACGGCGGCACCTATGATTCGCACACGCGCGACCCCGGCTTCCGCATGGTGGAATCGGAGCGCGAGGCGATCGAACTCGGCAAGGCCGTGGGCATCCCGGCGAAGCTGGCGCATCTCAAGGCCACGGGCCTCCTCAACCGCAGCCGCATCGGCGAGGTCATCGCGATGGTCGAGGCGGTGCGCGATGAAGGGTTCGCCATCGTCGCGGACCAGTATCCGTTCGACGGCGCCACCGTGCGCGCCGTCTACGATCTCTTCGTCCTCCCGGACGGGCGCGGCGACCGGCGCGTGACCGAGGCGGAAGTCCGTGCGGCGCTTGCTGACCCGGCACGCCGCGAAGCGGTTCGCCACGCCACGGAAGCGGGCGTCGGGAAAGGCTTCTCGTGGATCAAGGCCGTCGGCTACGGGAACATGCGGATCGTCGACGCGCCGGAGGACCCGGACCTCGTCGACGAGAACATCGCGTTGCTCGCAGGCAGGCGCGGCATCACTCCGTTCGACCTGCTCGCCGATCTCGCGACCCGTAGGAATGTCCGCGTCACGCTCGGCACGATCGACGAGGCCGACATCCGCGCGCTCATCGTGAAACCGTGGGTGATGATCGCCAGCGACGGCGCCTACATCGACGAGCAATCGCTGGCGCGCGGCTACGCCCACCCGCGTGCCAGCGGCAGCTTCACGCGCGTGCTCGGCCACTACAGCCGCGATCTGAAGCTGTTCCCGCTGGAGGAGGCGATCCGCAAGATGACGGGCTTTCCCGCAGCGCATCTCGGGCTCGGCGACCGCGGCCGCCTGCTGCCGGGGCTTGCCGCCGACGTCGTGCTGTTCGATCCCGCCACCGTCAATGCGCGCGCCACCTATGCGGACCCGGCCGCGCTTTCCACTGGCATCGTCACCGTGATCGTCAACGGCAAGGTCGCCTTCGAGAACGGCGCGCCGACCGGCGTCGCCGCGGGGCGGTTCGTGCCGCGCCGGCGCTAG
- a CDS encoding NAD(P)/FAD-dependent oxidoreductase, whose amino-acid sequence MRFDFIVIGGGIAGLSSAAALSHHGKVALLEREAQPCHHSSGRSAAIFVRSYGNDTVRALTAISERAFAADAAAGHETLGRRRGILIVARKDGDPGAPAHGRERIPAEAAAAHMPLLRPERLSHAWLEADARDIDVHAMHMGYMKTLKANGGSLLTGFDAQAAIRREGLWHVSDGVRTVAAPVAINAAGAWADAVGVMFGAAPKGIRPLRRSAALIDPPAGSAIDDWPMVVDVEESVYFKPEAGKLMVSPADCTPSPPCDSWADDMDIAVAIDRYQDLTGQEVRRVTHTWAGLRSYVADESPLIGADAAVAGFIWLAALGGFGVQTAPAAGAVAAALASRSTLPEGVTPALLRAVDPARAGCTGPA is encoded by the coding sequence ATGCGTTTCGATTTCATCGTCATCGGCGGCGGTATCGCCGGCCTGTCGTCGGCTGCGGCGCTTTCACATCACGGCAAGGTCGCATTGCTCGAGCGCGAGGCCCAGCCGTGCCACCACAGCTCGGGGCGGTCGGCGGCGATCTTCGTGCGCAGCTACGGCAACGACACCGTAAGGGCGCTGACGGCGATCAGCGAACGCGCCTTTGCCGCGGATGCGGCCGCCGGCCACGAAACGCTGGGGCGCAGGCGCGGCATCCTGATCGTTGCGCGAAAGGATGGCGATCCCGGCGCGCCTGCGCACGGGCGGGAACGCATCCCGGCGGAGGCGGCCGCTGCGCACATGCCGCTGCTGCGGCCCGAACGTCTCTCCCACGCCTGGCTGGAGGCGGACGCGCGCGATATCGACGTCCACGCCATGCACATGGGCTACATGAAGACGCTGAAGGCGAACGGCGGATCGCTTCTGACCGGCTTCGACGCGCAGGCGGCGATCCGCCGGGAGGGCCTCTGGCATGTTTCGGATGGCGTGCGAACCGTGGCTGCGCCCGTCGCGATCAACGCCGCAGGCGCATGGGCGGATGCGGTCGGCGTCATGTTCGGCGCCGCGCCGAAGGGCATCCGGCCGCTGAGACGAAGCGCCGCCTTGATCGACCCGCCCGCAGGCAGCGCGATCGACGACTGGCCGATGGTCGTCGATGTCGAGGAAAGCGTCTACTTCAAGCCGGAGGCCGGGAAGCTGATGGTGTCTCCCGCCGACTGCACCCCCTCGCCGCCTTGCGACAGTTGGGCCGACGACATGGATATCGCCGTCGCGATCGACCGCTATCAGGACCTGACCGGTCAGGAGGTGCGGCGCGTGACGCACACGTGGGCGGGGCTTCGCAGCTACGTGGCCGACGAAAGCCCGCTGATCGGCGCGGACGCGGCCGTTGCGGGCTTCATCTGGCTTGCCGCGCTCGGTGGTTTCGGCGTGCAGACCGCACCGGCGGCCGGTGCCGTCGCCGCCGCGCTGGCGAGCCGATCGACGCTGCCCGAGGGCGTGACGCCGGCATTGCTGCGTGCGGTCGATCCGGCACGCGCCGGATGCACGGGTCCGGCTTGA
- a CDS encoding helix-turn-helix domain-containing protein has product MGRPPTKLAEALRALRRRMGLTMSEVSRRTGIAISTLSKVESGKMSLTYDKLTQLCQGLGVDLADLLGGPAPTSGDNSAKGRRSINRIGDGVVVRTEHYDHCYLSTDVSGKAFVPLVATPQSHSFAAFPDYVRHGGEEFVYVLEGALEVHTEYYKPVILNAGESMWLDSQMGHAYVAHGDAPCRVLAVCSGNETELIDAVNAVDHPARRKS; this is encoded by the coding sequence ATGGGCCGACCGCCCACGAAACTGGCTGAAGCCCTGCGGGCGCTCCGCCGCCGCATGGGCCTCACCATGTCGGAAGTCAGCCGCCGCACGGGCATCGCCATTTCGACGCTTTCGAAGGTGGAATCCGGCAAGATGTCGCTCACCTACGACAAGCTCACGCAGCTCTGCCAGGGGCTCGGCGTCGATCTTGCCGACCTGCTGGGCGGCCCCGCGCCAACGTCCGGCGACAATTCGGCGAAGGGGCGGCGCAGCATCAACCGGATCGGCGACGGCGTCGTCGTGCGCACCGAGCACTATGATCACTGCTATCTCAGCACCGACGTGTCCGGCAAGGCGTTCGTGCCCCTCGTCGCGACCCCGCAGTCGCATTCCTTCGCGGCCTTCCCCGACTACGTGCGGCACGGCGGCGAGGAATTCGTCTACGTCCTCGAGGGCGCGCTCGAGGTGCACACCGAATACTACAAGCCGGTGATCCTGAACGCGGGCGAATCGATGTGGCTCGACAGCCAGATGGGCCACGCCTACGTCGCGCACGGCGATGCGCCATGCCGCGTGCTCGCGGTGTGCTCGGGCAACGAGACCGAACTGATCGACGCGGTGAACGCCGTCGATCACCCGGCCCGGCGCAAATCCTGA
- a CDS encoding penicillin acylase family protein encodes MLAGAVFGALTLAGTYGWLRASLPDYSGELSVAGLGGTIEIVRDARAVPHIFAATREDGYFGLGFVHAQDRLWQLETTRRAARGRLSEAVGSDALPTDKLVAAFDIEAIAARTERQYSQATRSAIRAYVAGINAALDARRGPPPPEFLLAGMTPEHWEERDVSRVAGLLTLGFGDWRDELLRARLLPAISCDALRSLFASPADGGPATHPDAPPAAAAPAADTCGALPLTRVNAAAAEPLPFGRSLPASNSWAIAGARTKTGKPMLANDPHGPLTAPADYYPVRIVGTDFEIVGASRPGSPGFASARNRDIAWGITDVMADQTDLFVERLDPADPSRYLTPSGPRKFLTRTVTIPVKDAAPERVVLRYTANGPVLSDIDADAGRLAREQLPPGHVVALAGVQFPNGQPIMEAFAKIAAARDWPTFERAIGDFHFQHNFAFADRSGTIAMATAARIPRRGGDGFLPAPGWEARFAWNGHAYPADMPRTVNPMSGYVANANNRTLIGDRLYDSTAFEPGWRAARIVDQLGKANGADRETMRRLQLDTVSAEVAALKPVLTAMSPATAEGRAALAALRRWDGNMEIGAAGPLIWSAWYRATALALLEPRLGALAKDYLESNRPRLERLLAGEGGWCAPPECRAIAANALDAAAQDLRAEHGDMRGWRWGDVHRVRFRHDIFSHLPVVGRRIVASPAAPGDASTVNAGLSRLWSDDPYADVYGARYRQIVDLADPARSLYMIAPGVSGNVLSPWFGHLAEDWAAGRYFTLAGSAADLRKDAVGVLTLRPGQ; translated from the coding sequence ATGCTCGCAGGCGCCGTCTTCGGCGCGCTGACGTTGGCGGGCACGTATGGCTGGCTGCGCGCGTCGCTGCCGGACTATTCCGGCGAACTCAGCGTGGCCGGGCTCGGCGGCACTATCGAGATCGTGCGGGATGCGCGCGCCGTTCCGCACATTTTCGCAGCCACGCGCGAGGACGGCTATTTCGGGCTCGGCTTCGTTCACGCGCAGGACCGGCTCTGGCAGCTGGAAACGACGCGCCGCGCCGCGCGCGGCCGTCTCTCCGAAGCCGTCGGAAGCGACGCGCTTCCCACCGACAAGCTCGTCGCGGCATTCGACATCGAAGCCATCGCCGCGCGCACGGAGCGTCAATATTCGCAGGCAACCCGGAGCGCGATCCGCGCCTATGTCGCGGGCATCAACGCGGCGCTGGACGCACGGCGCGGGCCGCCCCCGCCCGAATTCCTGCTGGCGGGCATGACGCCGGAGCATTGGGAGGAACGCGACGTCAGCCGCGTCGCCGGACTGCTGACGCTCGGCTTCGGCGACTGGCGCGACGAGTTGCTGCGCGCGCGGCTGCTCCCCGCGATCAGCTGCGACGCGCTGCGTTCGCTGTTCGCTTCGCCAGCGGATGGCGGCCCGGCGACGCATCCAGACGCGCCGCCAGCGGCTGCTGCGCCGGCCGCCGACACCTGCGGCGCACTGCCCTTGACGCGGGTGAATGCGGCGGCGGCAGAGCCCTTGCCCTTCGGCCGTTCCCTCCCGGCGTCGAACAGCTGGGCGATTGCGGGCGCGCGCACGAAGACCGGCAAGCCCATGCTCGCCAACGACCCGCACGGGCCGCTCACGGCGCCCGCGGACTATTACCCCGTCCGCATCGTCGGCACGGATTTCGAGATCGTCGGCGCGTCCCGTCCCGGTTCACCGGGCTTCGCGAGCGCCCGCAACCGCGACATCGCGTGGGGAATCACCGACGTGATGGCGGACCAGACGGACCTGTTCGTCGAACGCCTCGATCCCGCCGATCCGTCGCGCTACCTCACGCCCTCGGGGCCGCGGAAATTCCTGACGCGGACGGTGACGATTCCGGTCAAGGACGCAGCGCCCGAACGTGTCGTCCTGCGCTACACGGCGAACGGACCGGTGCTGTCCGACATCGACGCCGACGCCGGGCGGCTGGCGCGGGAGCAGTTGCCGCCGGGGCATGTCGTCGCGCTTGCGGGCGTGCAGTTCCCGAACGGCCAGCCGATCATGGAAGCCTTCGCGAAGATCGCGGCAGCACGCGACTGGCCCACGTTTGAACGTGCGATCGGGGATTTCCATTTCCAGCACAATTTCGCTTTCGCCGACCGGTCGGGAACGATTGCGATGGCGACCGCCGCCCGCATCCCGCGCCGCGGAGGCGACGGCTTCCTGCCCGCCCCCGGCTGGGAGGCGCGCTTCGCGTGGAACGGCCATGCCTATCCCGCGGACATGCCGCGAACGGTGAACCCCATGTCGGGCTACGTCGCCAACGCCAACAACCGCACGCTCATCGGCGACCGTCTCTACGACAGCACCGCGTTCGAACCGGGCTGGCGCGCCGCGCGGATCGTCGACCAACTCGGCAAGGCGAACGGCGCCGATCGCGAAACGATGCGGCGGCTCCAGCTCGATACGGTATCGGCGGAGGTCGCCGCACTGAAACCGGTGCTCACGGCGATGTCGCCCGCCACCGCGGAGGGTCGCGCCGCCCTCGCCGCGCTGCGGCGCTGGGACGGAAACATGGAGATCGGCGCCGCCGGGCCGCTGATCTGGTCGGCATGGTACAGGGCAACCGCGCTGGCGCTTCTGGAGCCGAGGCTCGGCGCCCTCGCGAAGGACTATCTCGAGTCGAACAGGCCGCGCCTCGAACGGCTGCTCGCCGGGGAAGGCGGCTGGTGCGCGCCGCCGGAATGTCGGGCCATCGCTGCCAACGCGCTCGACGCGGCGGCGCAGGACCTGCGCGCAGAGCATGGCGACATGCGCGGCTGGCGCTGGGGCGATGTGCACCGCGTGCGTTTCAGGCACGACATCTTCTCGCACCTGCCCGTCGTGGGGCGGCGGATCGTGGCGTCGCCCGCCGCGCCGGGCGACGCCTCCACGGTCAATGCCGGCCTCAGCAGGCTCTGGAGCGACGACCCGTATGCGGATGTCTACGGCGCCCGCTACCGGCAGATCGTGGACCTCGCCGATCCAGCCCGCAGCCTCTACATGATCGCCCCCGGCGTTTCCGGGAACGTGTTGTCGCCGTGGTTCGGCCACCTCGCGGAAGACTGGGCGGCAGGCCGCTATTTCACCCTCGCGGGCAGCGCCGCGGACCTGCGCAAGGACGCCGTGGGCGTGCTGACATTGAGGCCGGGACAATGA
- a CDS encoding TonB-dependent receptor, with product MILTTRVEPPCGSQVRSAPWGRAMEVAVRAALLSGGLPVMLSVFVHPASAQDAQAGEAGKSEDIVVTASRITRSGFTAPTPTTMLDADNVVLQGASTLTEAVNQIPSFLPNTTPATAGNSTATAGANFLNLRGIGAPRTLVLVNGRRFVPSATQAAIAGTVDVNLIPQALIDRVEVVTGGASAAWGSDAVAGVVNFILDRDQKGLEVGLQAGISSRGDNAETQVSARWGTDFADGRGHFVISGEYFDSRGILNQQDRKWGAEGWQVFVNPLYTPTNGEPARILSADVHQSNRTEGGLILTAGPLRYLQFGPGGTVSPFATGSYLGSTYMVGGDGINQGKYISLVTPHRRRSLYAMFDYDIADNVRLSLEGSYARSTSNNETTASFSLSPYTITQQNAFLPDAVRGTMLTNGITQFQMGRINTDFGYITTDLDAKVYRAVASLDGNFGDTWRWSAYYTYGETRRLDRSLGNVVNARLAAAIDSIVDPVTEQPVCRNLATNPGCVPINLFGYGSPSAAAIDYVTEDQVVASKIRQHAAALDFSGEPFSTWAGAVSLAFGIEYRRESVRSVADAISLANGFMIGNPKSLAGHYDVKEAYAEAVVPLLRDVPFARLLELNGAVRYTDYSTGASVTTWKLGGTYVPTDGLKLRGTLSRDIRAANLTEMFSISGLSFANVRDPRDGSSPFISSLSAGNPGLAPEKADTWTAGVVLEPAMLPGLRLSVDYYDIDISGAIGTLTTQNIIDRCFIGGAAQLCDLIELNPDTSIRHVNNFFVNIQTVQTRGVDAELAYRTALGSDSLSVRLLGTYVADLVTGDGVTSVDRAGQAQGTGVPHWTGLANIVYATGPLSLGVSGRYVGGGAFDVTFGPNDINDNSISGRFYINLSAQYDIGRGDGWTMELYGAVKNLLDKDPPIVGSTFQAPFATNGALYDMVGRYFTVGARVRF from the coding sequence ATGATACTGACGACGCGTGTGGAGCCGCCGTGTGGATCGCAGGTCCGTTCGGCGCCGTGGGGCAGGGCGATGGAAGTGGCGGTGCGGGCCGCGCTCCTGTCCGGCGGCCTTCCGGTGATGCTTTCGGTCTTCGTCCATCCCGCCAGCGCGCAGGACGCACAGGCCGGAGAGGCCGGAAAAAGCGAAGACATCGTCGTCACGGCATCGCGCATCACGCGCAGCGGCTTCACCGCCCCGACGCCCACCACGATGCTGGATGCCGACAACGTCGTGCTTCAGGGCGCGTCGACCCTCACCGAGGCGGTCAACCAGATCCCGTCCTTCCTTCCGAACACGACGCCGGCGACGGCCGGGAACAGCACGGCCACCGCCGGCGCCAACTTCCTGAACCTGCGCGGCATCGGCGCGCCGCGCACGCTGGTGCTGGTCAACGGCCGCCGGTTCGTGCCCTCGGCGACGCAGGCGGCGATCGCGGGAACGGTGGACGTCAATCTTATCCCGCAGGCGCTGATCGACAGGGTGGAGGTGGTGACGGGCGGCGCGTCCGCCGCATGGGGTTCCGATGCCGTCGCCGGTGTCGTCAACTTCATCCTCGACCGCGACCAGAAAGGCCTGGAAGTCGGGCTTCAGGCGGGGATCAGCAGCCGGGGCGACAACGCGGAGACGCAGGTTTCGGCGCGCTGGGGAACGGATTTTGCGGACGGCCGCGGGCATTTCGTGATCTCGGGCGAATATTTCGACAGCCGCGGCATCCTCAACCAGCAGGACCGGAAATGGGGCGCCGAAGGCTGGCAGGTGTTCGTCAATCCGCTGTATACGCCGACCAACGGTGAGCCCGCGCGCATTCTTTCCGCAGACGTCCACCAGTCCAACCGGACGGAAGGCGGCCTCATCCTCACCGCGGGGCCGCTGCGCTACCTTCAGTTCGGTCCGGGCGGCACGGTTTCACCGTTCGCGACCGGCAGCTATCTCGGCTCGACCTACATGGTCGGGGGAGACGGCATCAATCAGGGCAAATACATCTCGCTGGTGACGCCGCACCGCCGCCGCAGCCTCTACGCGATGTTCGACTACGACATCGCCGACAATGTCCGCCTGTCGCTCGAAGGCTCCTATGCGCGGTCGACGAGCAACAACGAGACGACGGCATCGTTCAGCCTGTCGCCCTACACGATCACGCAGCAGAACGCGTTCCTTCCGGACGCGGTCCGCGGCACGATGCTGACGAACGGCATCACCCAGTTCCAGATGGGCCGGATCAATACCGACTTCGGCTATATCACCACCGATCTCGACGCCAAGGTGTATCGCGCGGTCGCCTCCCTCGACGGCAACTTCGGCGACACGTGGCGATGGTCGGCCTATTACACCTATGGCGAGACCCGGCGTCTCGACAGGTCGCTCGGCAATGTCGTCAACGCCCGCCTGGCGGCGGCGATCGATTCCATCGTCGATCCGGTAACCGAACAGCCGGTGTGCCGAAACCTCGCGACCAACCCGGGCTGCGTTCCCATCAACCTGTTCGGCTACGGCTCGCCCTCGGCGGCGGCGATCGACTATGTGACCGAGGATCAGGTCGTCGCCTCCAAGATCCGGCAGCACGCGGCCGCGCTCGACTTTTCGGGGGAACCCTTCTCGACGTGGGCCGGGGCGGTCTCCCTCGCCTTCGGCATCGAGTATCGCCGCGAATCCGTGAGGTCCGTCGCCGACGCGATCTCTCTCGCCAACGGCTTCATGATCGGAAACCCCAAGAGCCTCGCGGGGCACTACGACGTCAAGGAGGCCTATGCCGAGGCCGTGGTGCCGCTGCTGCGCGACGTGCCGTTCGCACGGCTTCTCGAGCTCAACGGCGCGGTGCGCTACACCGACTACAGCACCGGCGCGAGCGTGACGACGTGGAAGCTCGGCGGCACCTACGTGCCGACGGACGGGCTGAAGCTGCGCGGCACGCTCTCCCGCGACATCCGCGCGGCGAACCTCACCGAGATGTTCAGCATCTCCGGCCTGAGCTTCGCCAATGTCCGCGATCCGCGCGACGGCTCGTCGCCTTTCATCAGCTCGCTGAGCGCAGGCAATCCCGGGCTCGCGCCCGAGAAGGCCGATACGTGGACGGCGGGCGTCGTGCTCGAGCCGGCGATGCTGCCCGGGCTGCGCCTCTCGGTCGACTACTACGACATCGACATCAGCGGCGCGATCGGCACGCTGACGACGCAGAACATCATCGACCGCTGCTTCATCGGCGGCGCCGCGCAGCTCTGCGACCTGATCGAACTCAATCCCGACACCAGCATCCGGCACGTCAACAACTTCTTCGTCAATATCCAGACCGTGCAGACACGCGGCGTCGACGCGGAACTCGCCTATCGAACCGCGCTGGGGTCGGACAGCCTCAGCGTCCGCCTGCTCGGCACCTACGTCGCCGATCTTGTCACCGGCGACGGCGTCACCTCGGTCGACCGCGCCGGGCAGGCGCAGGGAACCGGCGTGCCGCACTGGACGGGGCTGGCGAATATCGTCTACGCCACCGGTCCGCTGTCGCTGGGCGTATCGGGCCGCTATGTCGGCGGCGGCGCGTTCGACGTGACGTTCGGGCCGAACGACATCAACGACAACAGCATATCCGGCCGTTTCTACATCAACCTCTCCGCGCAGTACGACATCGGCCGGGGCGACGGCTGGACGATGGAACTGTACGGCGCCGTGAAGAACCTGCTGGACAAGGACCCGCCCATCGTCGGCTCGACCTTCCAGGCGCCGTTCGCGACCAACGGCGCGCTCTACGACATGGTCGGCCGCTATTTCACCGTCGGGGCGCGGGTGAGGTTCTGA
- a CDS encoding penicillin acylase family protein, translated as MTRGIRAFAVFAAALSATALQAEPVAENWQVRGLEAPAEIIVDRWGLAHIYAGSARDAYFLQGYNVARDRLWQIDLWRKRGLGLLSESFGEAYVKQDRAARLFLYRGDMAGEWRRYAPGARGNYEAFAAGINAYVDEALAGRKPMPAEFALTGSKPAHWRAEDVVRIRSHALALNARSEVQRARLICKGGVEADRFNQRLYPGHTPRVPEGLDPCSIDADVMDEYALATGPVGFEGLARRVEASSAAPADDAMEGSNNWVIAGSRTTTGRPILANDPHRALTVPGLRYVVHMEAPGLSLIGAGEPGVPGISFGHNGKGAFGLTIFSADQEDVYVYETQPGRPDTYRYRGRWEKMRVVRETIPVKGGKPVTVELPFTRHGPVIHRSAERNRAYAVRSVWSEPGTSAYAAASWLAGASGWDDFRTAADHWGTPPLNLIWADPGGAIGWAAAGLTPVRRNWDGLLPVPGDGRYEWDGMLAPRRLPSVRDPAGGWIATANEMNLPAGYPADVPIGFEFADPSRSHRLVQLFSGKDRFSVADAAAMQMDTRDLSALRLVALLSDMQGWDADSALALRLLREWDGDARADSAAAAIAATWLASHLGRTLVAHVVRPEAQPLVQRASADAALHALETNDPLLGPDAAATTRRVLKESLTATLEDLRHRLGPHMESWTWGAVHKLELKPAVGLLLRPDELEAVTVGPQPVGGSGTTVALASPGKDLAAVHGPSVRIVMDVGDWDRSVFMNMPGQSADPSSPHYRDFLPGWLEGRFAPLTYTRPAVEKAAGRVISLTPAR; from the coding sequence TTGACCAGAGGAATCCGGGCTTTCGCGGTATTCGCGGCCGCGCTGTCGGCGACGGCCTTGCAGGCGGAGCCCGTCGCCGAGAACTGGCAGGTCCGCGGCCTCGAGGCCCCGGCGGAGATCATCGTCGATCGCTGGGGGCTGGCCCATATCTACGCGGGGAGCGCCCGGGACGCCTATTTCCTCCAGGGCTACAACGTCGCGCGCGACCGGCTGTGGCAGATCGACCTGTGGCGCAAGCGCGGGCTCGGGCTGCTGTCGGAAAGCTTCGGAGAGGCCTATGTGAAGCAGGACCGCGCCGCGCGCCTGTTCCTGTATCGCGGCGACATGGCGGGCGAGTGGCGTCGCTACGCGCCGGGCGCGCGCGGCAACTACGAGGCTTTCGCCGCCGGCATCAACGCCTATGTCGATGAAGCGCTGGCCGGCAGGAAACCGATGCCGGCGGAATTCGCGCTTACGGGCAGCAAGCCCGCGCATTGGCGCGCGGAGGACGTGGTTCGTATCCGCAGCCACGCGCTGGCGCTCAACGCGCGCTCCGAAGTGCAGCGCGCGCGCCTGATCTGCAAGGGCGGGGTCGAGGCCGATCGCTTCAACCAGCGCCTCTATCCCGGCCATACGCCTCGGGTGCCCGAAGGTCTCGATCCGTGCTCCATCGACGCGGACGTCATGGACGAATACGCGCTGGCCACCGGCCCTGTCGGCTTCGAGGGTCTGGCGAGGCGGGTGGAGGCGTCTTCCGCTGCCCCGGCCGACGATGCGATGGAGGGTTCCAACAACTGGGTCATCGCGGGATCGCGCACCACCACCGGCCGGCCGATCCTCGCCAACGATCCGCACCGCGCGCTCACCGTGCCGGGCCTGCGCTACGTGGTGCATATGGAGGCGCCGGGATTGTCGCTGATCGGTGCCGGGGAGCCGGGGGTGCCCGGCATTTCCTTCGGCCACAACGGCAAGGGCGCCTTCGGCCTCACCATCTTCAGCGCGGATCAGGAAGACGTCTACGTGTACGAGACGCAGCCGGGCCGCCCCGACACGTATCGGTATCGCGGCCGCTGGGAGAAGATGCGCGTCGTCCGGGAAACGATCCCGGTCAAGGGCGGGAAGCCGGTCACGGTGGAGCTTCCCTTCACCCGGCACGGCCCCGTCATCCATCGAAGCGCCGAGCGCAATCGCGCCTACGCGGTCCGCTCCGTCTGGTCGGAGCCCGGAACATCGGCCTATGCGGCGGCCTCGTGGCTTGCAGGCGCATCGGGCTGGGACGATTTCAGGACGGCCGCGGATCATTGGGGCACGCCGCCGCTCAACCTGATCTGGGCCGATCCGGGCGGCGCGATCGGCTGGGCGGCCGCGGGCCTGACGCCGGTCAGGCGCAACTGGGACGGGCTGCTGCCTGTTCCCGGCGACGGGCGCTACGAATGGGACGGTATGCTCGCGCCGCGCCGCCTGCCCAGCGTCAGGGACCCCGCCGGGGGCTGGATCGCCACTGCAAACGAGATGAACCTGCCGGCCGGCTATCCCGCGGATGTGCCGATCGGCTTCGAATTCGCCGACCCCAGCCGGTCGCATCGGCTTGTGCAGCTTTTTTCCGGCAAGGACCGCTTCTCCGTGGCGGACGCGGCGGCGATGCAGATGGACACGCGCGATCTCTCGGCGCTGCGGCTCGTCGCCTTGCTCAGCGACATGCAGGGCTGGGATGCCGACAGCGCGCTGGCGCTGCGCCTGCTGAGGGAATGGGACGGCGATGCCCGCGCGGACAGCGCGGCCGCCGCGATCGCGGCGACATGGCTGGCGTCGCATCTGGGGCGCACGCTGGTCGCCCATGTCGTCCGGCCGGAAGCGCAGCCGCTGGTCCAGCGCGCGTCGGCCGATGCCGCGCTCCATGCCCTCGAAACGAACGACCCGCTGCTCGGCCCCGATGCCGCCGCCACGACCCGGAGGGTGCTGAAGGAGAGCCTGACGGCCACTCTGGAGGACCTTCGGCACCGGCTTGGCCCGCACATGGAAAGCTGGACGTGGGGCGCCGTGCACAAGCTCGAACTGAAGCCCGCTGTCGGCTTGCTCCTCCGCCCCGATGAGCTTGAGGCCGTGACCGTCGGACCGCAGCCTGTCGGCGGCTCGGGAACGACCGTTGCACTGGCATCGCCGGGCAAGGACCTCGCCGCCGTCCACGGTCCCTCGGTTCGCATCGTCATGGATGTCGGCGACTGGGACAGGTCGGTGTTCATGAACATGCCCGGCCAGTCGGCGGACCCGTCGAGTCCGCACTACCGCGATTTCCTGCCCGGGTGGCTCGAAGGCCGCTTCGCCCCGCTGACCTATACGCGCCCGGCCGTCGAAAAGGCGGCCGGGCGCGTGATCAGCCTGACCCCCGCGCGTTGA